Proteins found in one Bacillus subtilis subsp. subtilis str. 168 genomic segment:
- the hlpB gene encoding HNH nuclease-like essential for DNA repair (Evidence 1a: Function from experimental evidences in the studied strain; PubMedId: 16780573, 22984257; Product type ph: phenotype): MAKQIAGICELCGRSDVQLTEHHLTPKEEGGTFLPTAMLCIPCHKQIHALYTNQELAVRLNGMAELRSDPELARFVKWIRKQPPEKLIKTKKSNERKKKK; this comes from the coding sequence ATGGCAAAGCAGATTGCCGGAATATGTGAGCTGTGCGGCCGGAGCGATGTCCAGCTGACAGAGCATCATCTTACACCGAAAGAGGAAGGCGGAACGTTTTTGCCGACAGCGATGCTCTGTATTCCTTGTCATAAACAGATTCATGCCTTATATACCAATCAAGAGCTCGCTGTACGTTTAAATGGAATGGCTGAACTCAGAAGCGATCCAGAGCTTGCCCGGTTTGTCAAATGGATCAGAAAACAGCCGCCTGAGAAGCTGATCAAAACTAAGAAATCAAATGAACGAAAAAAGAAAAAATGA
- the gerPF gene encoding spore germination protein (Evidence 1a: Function from experimental evidences in the studied strain; PubMedId: 10715007, 20161744; Product type cp: cell process), which produces MPAIVGPIAINSISGGVVNFGDSFYLSPKSSSKSALGSGAGNTGDFLLLNNAVNATNYIDPDVNDQDMVGNG; this is translated from the coding sequence ATGCCAGCAATTGTCGGGCCTATAGCTATCAATTCCATATCGGGCGGAGTCGTAAACTTTGGTGATTCCTTTTACCTTTCTCCGAAAAGCTCTTCAAAATCTGCGCTCGGTTCGGGAGCAGGAAACACGGGAGATTTCCTTCTATTAAATAATGCAGTCAACGCGACAAATTATATAGACCCCGATGTCAACGATCAGGATATGGTTGGAAACGGATAA
- the gerPE gene encoding spore germination protein (Evidence 1a: Function from experimental evidences in the studied strain; PubMedId: 10715007; Product type cp: cell process) — protein MLKRISRIRLVKFNSLGIASVFQVGDTNEIDMSVKVFAVQRSLSTFYHNEGSFNKKEYQIFQQQAVKPLPETGVQSAFCHEVPAIYVRSIKIQGVSASSVLHAGSASLIRGDARLKHIRQIQSPRSQSPAKNI, from the coding sequence ATGCTTAAACGCATATCGCGCATCAGACTAGTTAAGTTTAATTCTCTCGGGATCGCAAGTGTGTTTCAAGTTGGCGACACAAATGAAATCGATATGAGTGTAAAAGTATTTGCTGTGCAGCGTTCTCTGTCCACGTTTTACCATAATGAAGGCTCATTTAACAAAAAGGAGTATCAGATCTTTCAGCAGCAGGCCGTGAAGCCGCTCCCCGAAACAGGTGTACAAAGCGCGTTTTGCCACGAGGTGCCGGCTATTTATGTTCGCAGCATCAAAATTCAAGGGGTCTCAGCCTCTTCTGTTTTACATGCCGGATCAGCTTCGCTTATTCGCGGTGATGCGAGACTCAAACATATCAGACAGATTCAGTCTCCGCGCTCACAATCGCCCGCCAAGAACATATAA
- the gerPD gene encoding spore germination protein (Evidence 1a: Function from experimental evidences in the studied strain; PubMedId: 10715007; Product type cp: cell process) encodes MIFTVINRSLEVGDIRMNGVSSSSVFHIGDTESIYLSSIFDTPPESLIIGPFAPLAPE; translated from the coding sequence ATGATCTTTACAGTCATCAACCGCAGCTTGGAAGTCGGGGATATTCGGATGAACGGTGTGTCCAGTTCCTCCGTTTTCCACATCGGAGACACTGAATCCATCTACCTGTCTTCTATTTTTGATACACCGCCTGAATCTCTTATTATTGGGCCGTTTGCTCCGCTTGCGCCAGAATAA
- the gerPC gene encoding spore germination protein (Evidence 1a: Function from experimental evidences in the studied strain; PubMedId: 10715007; Product type cp: cell process) — protein sequence MYDQSVSSYLQNLNSFVQQQAIHIQQLERQLKEIQTEMNTMKQRPATTIERVEYKFDQLKIERLDGTLNIGLNPTDPNSVQNFDVSQSTPQIGMMQQEESAQLMQQIRQNVDMYLTEEIPDILEQLENQYDSRLDDTNRHHVIEDIRKQMDSRIHYYMSHIKKEENTPPAQYAEHIAEHVKRDVIRAVEHFLEHIPSEMKGDEQA from the coding sequence ATGTATGATCAATCTGTTTCCTCTTACCTGCAAAACTTGAATTCCTTCGTTCAGCAGCAGGCGATTCACATTCAGCAGCTCGAACGTCAGCTGAAAGAGATTCAAACTGAAATGAATACGATGAAACAGCGGCCGGCCACTACCATTGAGCGTGTGGAGTATAAATTTGATCAGCTGAAAATCGAAAGGCTCGACGGGACTTTGAATATCGGTTTAAATCCGACTGACCCGAACAGCGTCCAAAACTTTGACGTCAGCCAGTCGACACCGCAAATCGGGATGATGCAGCAGGAAGAGAGCGCTCAGCTCATGCAGCAGATCCGCCAGAATGTCGACATGTACTTAACCGAGGAAATCCCAGATATTTTGGAACAGCTTGAAAATCAATATGACAGCAGACTTGACGATACAAACAGACATCATGTTATTGAAGACATCAGAAAACAAATGGACAGCAGGATTCACTATTATATGTCCCATATCAAAAAAGAAGAAAATACACCGCCTGCACAATATGCAGAACATATCGCTGAGCATGTGAAGCGTGATGTCATCCGCGCTGTAGAACACTTTCTGGAGCATATTCCATCAGAAATGAAAGGAGATGAGCAAGCATGA
- the gerPB gene encoding spore germination protein (Evidence 1a: Function from experimental evidences in the studied strain; PubMedId: 10715007; Product type cp: cell process) produces the protein MNFYINQTIQINYLRLESISNSSILQIGSAGSIKSLSNLYNTGSYVEPAPEVSGSGQPLQLQEPDTGSLVPLQPPGR, from the coding sequence ATGAACTTCTATATTAATCAAACCATTCAAATCAACTATCTCCGGCTGGAATCAATCAGCAACTCCTCCATTCTGCAAATCGGGAGCGCCGGATCAATCAAGTCACTGTCAAATTTGTATAATACAGGAAGCTATGTAGAGCCGGCACCAGAAGTTTCTGGCTCAGGGCAACCGCTCCAGCTGCAGGAGCCCGACACAGGTTCATTGGTCCCGCTCCAGCCTCCTGGCCGTTAA
- the gerPA gene encoding spore germination protein (Evidence 1a: Function from experimental evidences in the studied strain; PubMedId: 10715007; Product type cp: cell process), whose amino-acid sequence MPAIVGAFKINAIGTSGVVHIGDCITISPQAQVRTFAGAGSFNTGDSLKVMNYQNATNVYDNDAVDQPIVANA is encoded by the coding sequence ATGCCGGCCATTGTCGGAGCGTTTAAAATTAATGCGATTGGTACGAGCGGAGTCGTTCACATCGGGGACTGCATTACGATTTCTCCTCAGGCTCAGGTCAGAACGTTTGCCGGTGCTGGCAGCTTTAATACCGGCGACAGCCTCAAGGTGATGAATTATCAAAACGCGACGAATGTGTATGACAATGATGCGGTTGATCAGCCGATCGTGGCCAATGCGTAA
- the pchI gene encoding Spo0A-P phosphatase (iron-metabolism related) (Evidence 1a: Function from experimental evidences in the studied strain; PubMedId: 11679073, 27542896; Product type e: enzyme) codes for MNSKIEEMRITLIETAQKYGMNSKETIQCSQELDILLNTRIKEEMIFGRYLENSRM; via the coding sequence ATGAACAGTAAAATTGAAGAAATGAGGATCACACTAATTGAAACCGCACAAAAATACGGCATGAATTCAAAAGAAACGATTCAATGCAGCCAAGAGCTGGATATCCTGCTGAATACCCGGATTAAAGAAGAAATGATTTTTGGGAGATATCTTGAAAACTCCCGTATGTAA
- the yisJ gene encoding putative spore coat protein, CotH paralog (Evidence 3: Putative function from multiple computational evidences; Product type cp: cell process) has protein sequence MERVHLFFHREQLKRKGTAKGLFVTDRSVSPILLTQRDRAEKASYEISWEKSLLGERTLFLNAEQDDPSLMRRRLAYCFFDQIGVPAPVASYSFLTINGQPEGIYLNIKNHQPAGKRSYGVKTADPRVPLSLFNNDSSAFLHEFFILIRTAGDDELAERIKLYLDVKLFFLWLIGNTCTNQGFYYTFCLNESGRLYVSPMETRSLAVQEWYEEDPLLTKGKTLSSRLLSIPAFRSQYHTLMKNVLKRSFTIERLSPLINEWHLDICQSAADDPFIKKSPFQIEKEQTNILREIEERQDFLQAHLARL, from the coding sequence ATGGAGCGCGTGCATTTATTTTTTCATCGGGAGCAGCTGAAAAGGAAAGGTACAGCCAAGGGGCTTTTCGTAACAGATCGATCTGTTTCTCCCATTCTTCTCACACAGCGTGACAGAGCGGAAAAGGCATCCTATGAAATCAGCTGGGAAAAGTCTCTGCTTGGTGAAAGGACACTTTTTTTGAATGCAGAACAGGATGATCCGTCCCTGATGCGGCGCAGACTCGCCTATTGTTTTTTTGACCAGATCGGCGTACCTGCTCCCGTTGCCTCGTACAGCTTTCTGACCATCAATGGCCAGCCTGAAGGCATTTATTTGAACATCAAGAACCATCAGCCAGCCGGTAAAAGGAGTTACGGAGTGAAGACGGCCGATCCAAGGGTTCCATTGTCCCTTTTTAACAATGATTCCTCGGCATTCTTACATGAATTTTTCATACTGATCCGCACAGCCGGAGATGACGAATTGGCTGAAAGGATTAAATTGTATCTGGATGTCAAGCTGTTTTTTTTGTGGCTGATCGGCAACACCTGCACCAATCAAGGCTTTTACTACACATTTTGTTTAAACGAATCCGGTCGGCTTTACGTTTCCCCGATGGAGACAAGATCGCTTGCCGTACAAGAATGGTATGAAGAAGACCCGCTTCTGACAAAAGGAAAGACGCTTTCGTCAAGGCTTCTATCCATTCCCGCCTTCAGGTCGCAATATCACACCTTAATGAAAAACGTGCTGAAGCGGTCGTTTACTATTGAACGATTATCTCCTCTCATCAACGAATGGCACCTTGACATTTGTCAAAGTGCTGCTGATGATCCTTTTATCAAAAAAAGCCCCTTTCAAATCGAAAAGGAGCAGACCAACATACTTAGAGAAATTGAGGAACGGCAGGACTTTTTGCAAGCACACTTAGCAAGACTTTAG
- the mblK gene encoding hydrolase/isomerase involved in remodelling the bacterial envelope (Evidence 1a: Function from experimental evidences in the studied strain; PubMedId: 16847875, 27215790, 22720735; Product type e: enzyme): MKFATGELYNRMFVGLIIDDEKIMDLQKAEKKLFELETIPGSLIECIAEGDKFVAHARQLAEWAKKPNDELGSFMYSLSEVKLHAPIPKPSKNIICIGKNYRDHAIEMGSEADIPEHPMVFTKSPVTVTGHGDIVKSHEEVTSQLDYEGELAVVIGKSGTRISKEDAYDHVFGYTIVNDITARDLQKRHKQFFIGKSLDTTCPMGPVLVHKSSIQEPERLKVETRVNGELRQSGSASDMIFSIPELIETLSKGMTLEAGDIIATGTPSGVGKGFTPPKFLRSGDKIDITIDPIGTLSNQIG; the protein is encoded by the coding sequence ATGAAATTTGCGACAGGGGAACTTTACAACCGAATGTTTGTCGGCCTGATCATTGACGATGAGAAAATTATGGATTTGCAGAAGGCTGAAAAAAAACTGTTTGAACTTGAGACGATTCCGGGATCGCTGATTGAATGTATCGCAGAAGGGGATAAATTCGTTGCGCATGCAAGGCAGCTGGCCGAGTGGGCAAAGAAACCGAATGATGAGCTGGGATCATTTATGTATTCATTATCTGAGGTGAAGCTCCATGCACCCATTCCGAAGCCATCAAAAAATATCATCTGCATCGGCAAAAACTACCGGGATCACGCGATTGAAATGGGGAGCGAGGCTGATATTCCGGAGCATCCGATGGTATTTACAAAATCGCCGGTAACGGTTACGGGGCATGGTGATATCGTAAAGAGCCATGAAGAGGTTACCTCTCAGCTTGATTATGAGGGAGAACTTGCTGTCGTGATCGGAAAAAGCGGGACTCGCATTTCAAAAGAAGATGCATATGACCATGTTTTCGGATATACGATTGTGAATGATATCACGGCGCGTGATCTGCAAAAAAGGCATAAGCAGTTTTTTATCGGAAAAAGCTTGGATACGACATGTCCGATGGGGCCCGTGCTTGTACATAAATCATCTATTCAGGAGCCAGAGCGCCTCAAGGTTGAAACAAGAGTCAACGGCGAGCTGCGCCAATCCGGTTCGGCAAGCGATATGATCTTTTCCATTCCGGAATTAATTGAAACCCTCTCAAAGGGGATGACGCTTGAAGCGGGCGACATTATTGCCACCGGTACGCCGTCTGGTGTCGGCAAGGGGTTTACGCCTCCAAAATTCTTGCGGTCAGGTGACAAAATTGATATTACAATTGATCCGATCGGAACGCTGTCAAACCAAATTGGCTGA
- the yisL gene encoding putative integral membrane protein (Evidence 3: Putative function from multiple computational evidences; PubMedId: 15849754, 16850406, 27215790; Product type m: membrane component): MTHLHITTWVVALILLFVSYSLYSSGSAKGAKITHMILRLFYILIILTGAELFVRFANWNGEYAGKMILGIITIGLMEMLLIRKKKEKSTGGLWVGFVIVLLLTVLLGLHLPIGFQLF; encoded by the coding sequence ATGACACACCTACATATTACGACATGGGTGGTAGCGCTGATTCTGCTTTTCGTCAGCTACTCGCTGTATTCGTCAGGAAGTGCAAAGGGCGCAAAAATCACTCATATGATTCTGCGGTTATTCTATATCCTTATTATTTTGACAGGAGCTGAGCTGTTTGTCCGTTTCGCCAACTGGAACGGAGAATACGCCGGCAAAATGATTCTGGGCATTATCACCATCGGCCTGATGGAAATGCTCCTCATCCGCAAGAAAAAAGAAAAATCAACAGGAGGCCTGTGGGTCGGCTTCGTCATTGTCCTTTTGCTGACAGTGCTGCTCGGTCTGCATTTGCCAATTGGTTTTCAATTGTTTTAA
- the wprA gene encoding cell wall-associated protease (Evidence 1a: Function from experimental evidences in the studied strain; PubMedId: 9004506, 9675284, 10336490, 15205417, 17269748, 21636651, 23180473, 25313396; Product type e: enzyme), producing the protein MKRRKFSSVVAAVLIFALIFSLFSPGTKAAAAGAIDQAAALENGKEQTGAMKEPEQVKWYKVTPGATDIQKNSHMALTVKSDSVLNVSVYPSKEKALKDETFEMYRSFTAEDGKSEVIFPYAWSGPYYVKVEYLGEEEPEDGGTAEAAAEAKYTIGYKGTKKQPSDLEEEEACPVEMSVDQKKSGKGILDKLRSIRDEQLSQTAEGKELTSLYYKAAPFIVAKLALNKTARNEIYQDLVTLKPLFDDVSENGASSSYKVTEKDQKAINRLYDKALQSVPSFLKEEIKKQADRLNMKQLQGKTAGAILTENNIAAKSEVQTTKVIFKVKDNKSLSSVHNEMKGFSASAQSKKDISNVKKAKKLFDNLYSFELPKDEKQNGAYTASAKRVKSAAATLSKMSNVEFAEPVQEYKSLANDIQYPYQWPLKNNGENGGVKNADVKYEPANTLLSKRKLNDTLIAVVDTGVDSTLADLKGKVRTDLGHNFVGRNNNAMDDQGHGTHVAGIIAAQSDNGYSMTGLNAKAKIIPVKVLDSAGSGDTEQIALGIKYAADKGAKVINLSLGGGYSRVLEFALKYAADKNVLIAAASGNDGENALSYPASSKYVMSVGATNRMDMTADFSNYGKGLDISAPGSDIPSLVPNGNVTYMSGTSMATPYAAAAAGLLFAQNPKLKRTEVEDMLKKTADDISFESVDGGEEELYDDYGDPIEIPKTPGVDWHSGYGRLNVMKAVSAADLQLKVNKLESTQTAVRGSAKEGTLIEVMNGKKKLGSAKAGKDNAFKVNIATQKQDQVLYLKATKGDAKTSYKVVVVKGKPSGTPKVNAVKTKDTAVKGKANSKAMIRVKNKSKKVIASAKADAKGTFSVKIKKQKAGTVLYVTAVDTDKKESKEAKVVVEK; encoded by the coding sequence ATGAAACGCAGAAAATTCAGCTCGGTTGTGGCGGCAGTGCTTATTTTTGCACTGATTTTCAGCCTTTTTTCTCCGGGAACCAAAGCTGCAGCGGCCGGCGCGATCGATCAGGCGGCTGCTCTGGAAAACGGCAAAGAGCAGACAGGCGCCATGAAGGAGCCGGAACAGGTGAAATGGTACAAAGTGACCCCGGGAGCAACGGATATTCAGAAAAACTCACATATGGCACTGACCGTAAAGAGTGATTCAGTACTGAATGTATCTGTATATCCAAGTAAGGAAAAAGCGCTTAAAGATGAGACGTTTGAGATGTACCGTTCTTTCACAGCGGAGGATGGAAAAAGCGAAGTCATTTTTCCATACGCGTGGAGCGGCCCTTACTATGTAAAAGTTGAATACCTCGGAGAAGAAGAACCAGAGGACGGCGGAACGGCAGAAGCAGCTGCAGAAGCCAAGTATACGATTGGGTATAAAGGCACCAAAAAACAGCCGTCAGATTTAGAAGAGGAAGAAGCTTGTCCGGTTGAAATGAGTGTCGATCAGAAGAAATCAGGAAAAGGCATCCTGGATAAGTTGAGATCGATTCGTGATGAGCAGCTGAGCCAAACAGCAGAAGGCAAAGAACTGACAAGCCTTTATTACAAAGCAGCACCGTTTATCGTTGCAAAGCTCGCACTCAATAAAACAGCAAGAAATGAAATCTATCAGGATCTTGTGACATTAAAGCCGTTATTTGACGATGTGTCAGAAAACGGAGCATCATCTTCGTATAAGGTCACTGAAAAGGATCAAAAAGCGATCAACCGGCTATATGATAAAGCTTTACAATCAGTCCCGTCATTCCTTAAAGAGGAGATAAAGAAACAAGCGGACCGACTAAATATGAAGCAGCTGCAAGGCAAAACAGCAGGAGCCATTTTAACAGAAAACAATATTGCAGCAAAAAGTGAAGTTCAGACAACAAAGGTTATTTTCAAGGTGAAGGACAATAAAAGCCTCTCATCCGTACATAATGAAATGAAGGGCTTTTCTGCAAGCGCGCAATCGAAAAAAGACATATCTAATGTGAAAAAGGCAAAGAAACTGTTTGACAATCTGTATTCATTTGAACTTCCGAAAGACGAGAAACAGAACGGCGCATATACGGCAAGCGCCAAAAGGGTCAAAAGCGCTGCTGCGACACTATCCAAGATGTCCAATGTAGAGTTTGCGGAACCCGTACAGGAATACAAAAGCTTGGCAAACGATATTCAGTACCCTTATCAATGGCCGCTTAAAAACAACGGTGAAAACGGCGGTGTCAAAAATGCGGATGTGAAATATGAGCCTGCCAACACATTGCTGTCCAAACGCAAGCTTAACGATACACTCATTGCAGTAGTAGACACAGGCGTAGACAGCACGCTTGCCGATTTAAAAGGAAAAGTAAGAACAGATCTCGGACACAATTTTGTCGGACGAAATAACAATGCAATGGATGATCAGGGGCATGGGACGCATGTCGCAGGCATTATTGCAGCCCAAAGCGATAACGGCTATTCAATGACTGGATTGAATGCCAAAGCAAAAATCATCCCTGTAAAAGTGCTTGATTCCGCAGGTTCCGGAGATACTGAACAAATTGCTCTCGGCATCAAATATGCTGCTGACAAAGGAGCAAAGGTGATTAATTTAAGTTTAGGCGGAGGCTACAGCCGCGTGCTTGAATTTGCTTTGAAGTACGCAGCTGACAAAAATGTCTTGATTGCCGCAGCCAGCGGGAATGATGGAGAAAATGCCTTATCTTATCCTGCATCTTCTAAATATGTGATGTCAGTCGGCGCAACGAATCGCATGGATATGACCGCTGATTTCTCTAACTATGGAAAAGGTCTGGACATCTCTGCTCCAGGGTCTGATATCCCGAGCTTAGTGCCGAACGGAAATGTCACGTACATGAGCGGAACGTCTATGGCGACGCCATATGCTGCCGCCGCTGCGGGACTGCTGTTTGCTCAAAATCCTAAGCTAAAAAGAACAGAAGTTGAGGATATGTTGAAAAAGACGGCAGATGATATTTCCTTTGAAAGTGTCGATGGCGGAGAAGAAGAGTTGTATGACGATTATGGCGATCCGATTGAAATTCCGAAGACACCTGGTGTAGACTGGCATTCAGGCTACGGGCGGCTGAATGTCATGAAGGCTGTCAGCGCAGCTGATTTACAGCTTAAGGTCAACAAGCTGGAAAGCACTCAAACAGCTGTCAGAGGAAGCGCGAAGGAAGGCACCCTTATCGAGGTGATGAACGGCAAAAAGAAACTCGGCAGCGCCAAAGCCGGAAAAGACAATGCGTTCAAGGTGAATATCGCGACTCAAAAACAGGATCAAGTACTGTATCTGAAAGCAACAAAAGGCGATGCGAAAACATCGTATAAAGTTGTTGTCGTCAAAGGAAAACCTTCCGGCACACCGAAAGTAAACGCGGTGAAAACGAAGGATACGGCAGTAAAAGGGAAGGCAAACAGCAAAGCGATGATCAGAGTGAAAAACAAATCAAAGAAAGTCATTGCTTCTGCCAAAGCTGACGCAAAAGGAACGTTTTCGGTGAAAATCAAAAAACAAAAAGCCGGAACGGTGCTGTACGTCACGGCTGTGGATACAGATAAAAAAGAAAGCAAGGAAGCAAAAGTTGTTGTTGAAAAGTAA
- the yisN gene encoding hypothetical protein (Evidence 4: Unknown function but conserved in other organisms), which produces MKKKETAWMKRKQLLYTEERKWEYGTILIEDGICLIENGEGDILLADSLQHSPIWIHHKGKWEQAGFQDKLVLACGAENISLSGGERIRYEKSVKRPLMALLDSLDDETFLAFLQHLHSFGLSVFDCVFSYNKGVFSNTSAGQGVSFYHFSNDTAQCAMQHHYNYSSEGTGDRFEWTASNGKRSIMYTAVQRGRK; this is translated from the coding sequence ATGAAGAAAAAGGAGACAGCATGGATGAAACGGAAACAATTGTTATATACAGAGGAACGAAAGTGGGAATACGGCACCATCCTCATTGAAGACGGCATCTGCTTAATCGAAAACGGTGAAGGCGATATACTGCTGGCGGACAGTCTCCAACACAGCCCAATCTGGATCCATCATAAAGGAAAGTGGGAGCAAGCCGGCTTTCAGGACAAGTTGGTTTTGGCATGCGGTGCAGAAAACATCTCCCTTTCCGGCGGAGAACGCATCCGCTATGAGAAATCAGTCAAGCGGCCGCTCATGGCGCTTTTGGATTCGCTTGACGACGAAACCTTTCTCGCATTTCTGCAGCACTTGCACAGCTTCGGCTTATCGGTATTCGATTGCGTCTTTTCTTATAATAAAGGAGTCTTTTCGAATACTTCGGCGGGGCAGGGTGTGTCCTTTTATCACTTTTCAAATGACACCGCACAATGCGCGATGCAGCATCACTACAACTACAGCAGCGAAGGGACAGGAGACCGTTTTGAATGGACGGCTTCAAACGGAAAGCGATCCATTATGTACACAGCAGTCCAACGGGGGCGCAAATAA